A single Marinobacter sp. es.042 DNA region contains:
- a CDS encoding diguanylate cyclase: MLPGDWRLVSQCFALIWLFLAAASGWSSERLLVLDEHEAQPLDRFVSLLRDPGGELTLEQVRSGTDHFRPAVPGDLHQGYTPDVYWMRIEVESHSSTRLDRMLEFTYAYLDDISLYRVNAKGTVERMRSGRTLAPADRVVAHRKPIFPLSFEPGDRATLYLRVATHASMTLNARLAPTFEFYEDSDLEYIWLALYFGMLVALGAYNFLLFLGTGQRSFLLYSLFVFSFGVAASSMNGLGPLFMWPGLVGEWGNRILPTGYTLAATLAVMFARSFLNMRSIAPRWDQALSVIAICWWCATMLTLLVSVQNALKIMSAMGILTTVFLITSGIAGVRYRIPAARIYLTAWLLLLVGAALLSVRNLGWIPSNFFTVYGLQIGSAIEMILLSFGLAARFNELKRQKEEVQRQLLLSLKQQERELERRVVQRTSELEDAKAELERRVVEDPLTGLYNRYGLMIHLEKFTQRSQRRNELLAVILIDLDGFKAVNDQYGHEAGDVLLQTIAGRLRQEARDSDCVARMGGDEFVVVTENVTSKASALEIGERLREAITQPVTLPSGEIVSIGASVGICTGRGGEQTGSDLIRGADQAMYRVKREHKNDVCLFN, encoded by the coding sequence TTGCTGCCGGGTGATTGGCGTTTGGTAAGTCAATGTTTTGCCCTCATATGGCTGTTTTTGGCGGCGGCCTCCGGTTGGAGCTCGGAACGTCTGCTTGTGCTGGATGAGCACGAGGCGCAGCCGTTGGACCGCTTTGTTTCGCTGTTACGTGACCCTGGCGGTGAGCTGACGTTGGAACAAGTGCGCAGTGGAACCGACCACTTCAGGCCAGCAGTGCCGGGCGATCTCCACCAGGGCTACACCCCCGATGTTTACTGGATGCGGATTGAAGTGGAATCCCACTCAAGCACGCGGTTGGACCGAATGCTTGAGTTTACCTACGCCTATCTGGATGACATTAGCCTCTATCGTGTAAATGCGAAAGGTACGGTGGAGCGGATGCGCTCAGGGCGCACCTTGGCGCCAGCAGATCGCGTTGTGGCTCATCGCAAGCCAATTTTTCCGCTTTCGTTTGAGCCTGGGGATCGGGCGACGCTGTACCTGCGGGTAGCCACCCACGCCAGCATGACCCTCAACGCACGGCTGGCGCCAACCTTCGAGTTCTACGAAGACAGTGACTTGGAATATATCTGGCTTGCTCTCTACTTCGGCATGTTGGTGGCCTTGGGTGCATATAATTTCCTGCTGTTTCTTGGTACCGGTCAACGCTCCTTTCTGCTGTATTCGTTGTTTGTGTTTAGCTTTGGTGTTGCCGCCTCCAGCATGAACGGCTTGGGCCCTCTGTTCATGTGGCCAGGATTGGTAGGGGAGTGGGGCAACCGCATTCTGCCGACCGGATATACCCTGGCGGCTACCTTGGCGGTTATGTTTGCCCGCAGTTTTCTGAATATGCGAAGCATTGCGCCGCGCTGGGACCAGGCGCTATCGGTCATAGCGATATGTTGGTGGTGCGCGACTATGTTGACGTTACTGGTGTCAGTGCAGAATGCCCTCAAGATAATGTCGGCGATGGGTATTCTGACGACTGTGTTTTTGATCACCAGTGGGATCGCGGGTGTACGCTATCGCATTCCGGCAGCCCGGATATACCTGACGGCCTGGTTGCTCCTTCTAGTGGGCGCCGCGTTGCTGTCGGTTCGCAATTTGGGCTGGATACCGTCCAATTTTTTCACCGTTTACGGCCTGCAGATCGGTTCCGCCATTGAGATGATTTTGTTGTCCTTTGGTCTGGCAGCCCGATTTAACGAGCTCAAGCGCCAAAAAGAAGAGGTTCAGCGTCAGTTGTTGCTATCCCTGAAGCAACAGGAGCGTGAACTGGAGCGCCGGGTTGTTCAGCGTACTTCAGAGCTGGAGGATGCTAAGGCCGAACTGGAACGCCGTGTAGTGGAAGACCCACTCACAGGGCTCTACAACCGCTATGGCCTGATGATTCATCTCGAAAAATTCACACAACGGTCGCAGCGGCGAAATGAGCTTTTGGCCGTAATCCTGATCGATCTGGACGGCTTTAAAGCGGTGAACGACCAGTACGGCCATGAAGCGGGTGATGTATTGCTTCAAACAATCGCCGGTCGCCTGCGGCAGGAGGCACGGGACAGTGACTGCGTGGCAAGGATGGGAGGCGATGAATTTGTGGTGGTCACTGAAAACGTCACCTCAAAAGCCAGCGCGCTTGAAATCGGCGAGCGGCTACGCGAAGCCATCACGCAGCCAGTGACTCTGCCTTCCGGAGAAATAGTATCGATTGGTGCCAGCGTGGGGATCTGTACCGGTCGAGGTGGGGAGCAAACAGGTAGTGACTTGATCCGGGGAGCGGATCAGGCCATGTATCGGGTCAAACGAGAGCACAAGAACGATGTTTGCCTGTTTAATTAG
- a CDS encoding NAD(P)H-binding protein → MKPSNQSHQTILVVGGTGKTGKRVVEQLKSIGHEVRVGSRSAIPSFDWANEKSWDACLTGVTSAYITYSPDLAMPGATDAIQAFASLARRRGVKRLVLLSGRGEAEAQACEDIVQESGLEWTVVRASWFNQNFSEGAFIDMVLNGAITLPAGDQVEPFVDVDDIADVAVAALTQDNHSGRIYEVTGPRLMTFADVANDLSRATGREISFIDVPHKSFITEMENSGAPEDVVWMLDYLFATVLDGRNAHLTDGVQQALGRPPKDFATFAEEVANTGIWEER, encoded by the coding sequence ATGAAACCATCCAATCAGTCACATCAAACAATTCTTGTCGTAGGCGGTACCGGAAAAACCGGGAAACGCGTCGTTGAACAGCTTAAAAGCATTGGTCATGAGGTTCGAGTTGGGTCCCGCTCAGCAATCCCGTCTTTTGATTGGGCCAACGAGAAAAGCTGGGACGCCTGCCTCACTGGCGTAACCTCAGCCTACATCACTTACTCACCAGACCTGGCAATGCCTGGCGCAACTGACGCTATCCAGGCGTTCGCTAGCCTGGCCAGACGCCGCGGAGTGAAGCGACTTGTGCTGTTATCAGGGCGTGGCGAAGCCGAGGCACAAGCCTGCGAAGACATTGTTCAGGAATCTGGCCTCGAATGGACGGTCGTCCGCGCAAGCTGGTTTAACCAGAACTTCTCTGAGGGCGCATTCATCGACATGGTGTTGAATGGCGCCATCACTCTGCCAGCAGGCGATCAGGTCGAGCCCTTCGTTGATGTCGATGACATCGCAGACGTGGCTGTTGCGGCCCTGACTCAGGACAACCACAGCGGGCGCATCTATGAAGTGACGGGGCCAAGACTCATGACCTTTGCAGACGTGGCCAACGATCTTTCCCGAGCGACCGGTCGCGAGATTTCATTCATCGACGTGCCTCACAAGAGCTTTATTACAGAGATGGAGAACTCCGGGGCGCCTGAGGATGTGGTCTGGATGCTGGACTATCTCTTCGCAACGGTTCTTGACGGCCGCAACGCCCATTTGACCGATGGCGTACAACAGGCACTTGGCCGGCCACCGAAAGACTTTGCAACCTTTGCAGAGGAAGTGGCAAACACGGGTATCTGGGAAGAACGATAA